The Elusimicrobiota bacterium genomic sequence CGGCCAGGGCCGCGGCTCCCTGCGCCAAGGGCAGGACCAGGCTTTGGACCTTGGGCCAGGGCTTAAGACGCTCCCTCAAGGCTCCCCCCGGTTGGAGCAGGCGCCTGGCCAAAACCAGGAAGCACAGGGCGCCGGCGATTCCGCAAAGGAGCAGGAGGGCTGCGCGGCGCAGGGCCGCCGGAACCAAGGGCGAGCCGACGCTGGCCGCGCAGAACAAGGTCAGAAGCGCGGCCACGTCCAGGACCCTTTCGACGGCGACGCTCGCCAAGGCGGTCAGCCAGGAAATTCCGAGCTCGCGCCCGGCCAGGAAAGCCCGGGCCAACTCGCCCAGGCGCAGGAAGAGCACGTTATTGACGGAAAGCCCGATCGCCTCGAGCCTCAGGCAGGCCCAAAAGCACTCCTTTTTGGATAACAGCAAGGTCCAGCGCCGCGAGCGCACCACGAGATCAAGGAGAACGATGCCCGACATCATGGGCACCCAGCGCCAGCGCGCGCAGGCCAGAACCAACCAAAGCTCGGAAAGCGCCACGTTGCGCAGGGCCAGCCCCAGGAAAACCGCGGTGAAGGCCAGCCCCCCCGCCATGGAGAGAGCCTTGCCGTACTTCATGCCAAAAACCTCCGCGTCCAGAAAACGCCGCCGTAGATCCAGAGCCCGACGCTGAGCATGACCCAAACCGGCCAAAACGTGGGTCGGAAAATAATATCGATCTCTGCCGTGGAGGAATGGAAGTCGGCAGCATTCAAGAACTGAAGGAAGCCCTCCCAACGGCCAAGCGGAACCTCTTGGCCGTTTACATAGGTCCTCCAGCCCGGGTAGAAAGGCTGGGCCAAGACCAGGCTCCCGGCCTCGCCGGGGACGCGGGCCCGCAGACGCCAATGCTCCGGGCGCGCGATTTCGAGTTTCACGTAATTTTTGACGGCGGCCCCGGAAAGGCCGACGAAATAAGCCAAAGGCAGGGCGGCGGGATTATGACGCCATTGCCCGTCTTCGGCCAGGAAATATTTCACCCCCAGACGGCTCATCTCGAGAGTTTCGTGGCGGCGCAGATAGCCTCGGCTGGCGTCCACCGCGGCGCGGCCTTCGCTCTTGGCCGCGTACTCCGGGAAAGCCGAGAGAAAAAAAGCCTCGTAGCCGTTCACGTTCATGGCGCGGTAGAGCATGGTTTTATTGGGGTTGGCAAGCTCTGGATCGGTAATGAGCCGCCAAGCGCCTCCCCCCATTTGCTGGGCGAAGCTGGCGCTAGGCCTAAGATAGGGCAGGTTCTCCTCGGGGCGCAGATATGCCCAGTCCCAAACCAGGAGGTCCAAAGCCAAAACGGCAACCAACGTTCCCCCAGCTCCAGCGGAAAACCGCCTTCGCCGCTGGAGCAGCTTCCACCCCGCCCCTGCGGCCAGGATCAAGCCCCAAAGGCATAAAAACAAATAGCGGGAGGGAGTCCTTAAAAACCCGAGGGGGGTCCAAGACAGAAGGGCGCGGTAGAAGGGATTGCGGCCGCCAGAGGCCAGGAAGAGGCCCGCGCCCAATAAAATCCAGCTCCGCCGCGCCTTGCCCGAACAGAGACCGAAAGCCGCCAGGACCAGGCCCAAAAGCC encodes the following:
- a CDS encoding flippase-like domain-containing protein, whose amino-acid sequence is MKYGKALSMAGGLAFTAVFLGLALRNVALSELWLVLACARWRWVPMMSGIVLLDLVVRSRRWTLLLSKKECFWACLRLEAIGLSVNNVLFLRLGELARAFLAGRELGISWLTALASVAVERVLDVAALLTLFCAASVGSPLVPAALRRAALLLLCGIAGALCFLVLARRLLQPGGALRERLKPWPKVQSLVLPLAQGAAALADPKTALEAALLSLGLWGVDAGLYWAVAQSLGLGTMVDYPRSILILSWAGAGAALPAAPGAFGTFEAMVKSLLQSFGASPHQALAYAFFSHMLSYLIVTLLGLVFLYRVGLSLGELKAGLEKARR